In the genome of Nitrospira japonica, one region contains:
- the msrA gene encoding peptide-methionine (S)-S-oxide reductase MsrA produces MRRISRIFILLAVIQTSFGALMSPLSAAPNTPPVAAAKAYFAGGCFWSMERAFEKIDGVSGAVSGFMGGTVKDPSYEEVSTGQTGHMESVEVRYDSSKVTYAQLLDVFWKNIDPLTTDAQFCDHGPQYRTAVFYQSEEEKRLAEDSKRALEQSNRFTSPIVTQVLHVSEFFAAEEYHQDFYKKNPVRYRFYNSTCGRTQRLEALWGPAS; encoded by the coding sequence ATGCGTCGCATATCACGGATATTCATCCTGTTGGCGGTCATCCAGACGTCCTTCGGAGCCCTGATGTCTCCGTTGTCCGCAGCTCCGAACACCCCACCGGTTGCTGCGGCGAAAGCATACTTCGCGGGGGGATGTTTCTGGTCTATGGAGCGTGCGTTCGAGAAAATAGACGGCGTGTCCGGTGCAGTCTCCGGTTTTATGGGCGGGACAGTGAAGGATCCGAGTTACGAGGAGGTGTCCACCGGTCAAACGGGACACATGGAGTCGGTCGAGGTCCGGTACGATTCTTCGAAGGTGACATACGCGCAACTTCTGGACGTCTTCTGGAAAAATATTGATCCGCTCACGACCGATGCCCAATTCTGCGATCACGGGCCGCAATATCGCACGGCGGTTTTCTATCAGAGTGAGGAAGAGAAGCGATTGGCGGAAGATTCGAAACGCGCGCTTGAACAATCAAATCGGTTTACCAGTCCGATTGTGACGCAGGTTCTGCACGTGTCGGAATTCTTCGCCGCGGAGGAGTATCACCAGGACTTCTATAAGAAGAATCCGGTACGCTATCGGTTCTACAATTCCACGTGCGGGCGAACACAGCGCTTGGAGGCCTTGTGGGGTCCGGCGTCGTAA
- a CDS encoding tetratricopeptide repeat protein, with amino-acid sequence MGLLLSLTCVQAQAAPPIFENLGTLHHPISTASESAQQYFDQGLRLVYAFNHAEAIRSFEEASKQDPQAAMPYWGVALALGPNINSGMGKDQERRAIEAVRQARSRMDQAGERERAYVEALTKRYVGTKGSARSSFAKAYADAMRLVWHRYPDDPDAGVLFAEALMNLRPWDLWTTDGKPKPGTEEIVVTLETVLTRHPDHPGACHYYIHAVEASPQPERALACADRLAGLMPGAGHLVHMPAHIFARVGKYHESAEHNAQAAHVDETYLAEQHPDSDYADGYYSHNLHFLWSSLMMEGRSAESIKISGSLLATITEEEVRKDRSKEQYLPSKLFAWIRFGRWEDLLKEPPPPRGFRLMEGVWRLGRGLALAATGRLPGAAGEHYALAGLTKQVRRTRLPHEKIERDQLKIAERLLAGDLAARHGRYEEGVRALQEAVKIEDAMQYSEPPLWPLSARLYLGAVLLMAHRPVEAEQVYRTDLKRFPENGWALFGLGQSLRAQQKDDAAADVDRRFQAAWNYADVTLAASRF; translated from the coding sequence GTGGGTCTCCTCCTGTCGCTGACCTGCGTTCAGGCACAGGCTGCTCCCCCGATCTTCGAGAACCTCGGGACGCTGCATCATCCGATCTCGACCGCGTCGGAATCGGCTCAACAGTATTTCGATCAAGGACTGCGGCTGGTCTATGCATTCAACCATGCGGAAGCGATCCGGTCGTTCGAAGAGGCGTCCAAACAGGATCCGCAGGCGGCCATGCCGTACTGGGGAGTGGCGCTGGCGCTCGGTCCGAACATCAACTCCGGCATGGGGAAGGACCAGGAGCGGCGCGCAATCGAAGCCGTCAGACAGGCGCGGAGTCGCATGGATCAGGCCGGCGAACGGGAACGTGCCTATGTCGAAGCCTTGACCAAACGGTATGTCGGCACGAAAGGAAGCGCGCGGAGTTCGTTCGCCAAGGCATATGCCGATGCGATGAGACTCGTCTGGCATCGTTATCCGGACGACCCCGATGCCGGCGTCCTTTTCGCCGAAGCCTTGATGAACCTCCGGCCATGGGATTTGTGGACGACCGACGGAAAACCCAAGCCCGGAACGGAAGAGATCGTCGTGACACTCGAGACGGTGTTGACCCGGCATCCTGACCATCCGGGGGCCTGCCACTATTATATTCACGCCGTCGAAGCGTCGCCGCAGCCCGAGCGGGCGCTAGCCTGCGCCGACCGGCTGGCCGGCCTCATGCCGGGAGCCGGCCACCTCGTCCATATGCCCGCGCATATTTTCGCGCGAGTCGGAAAATATCACGAGTCGGCCGAGCACAACGCCCAGGCCGCGCATGTCGATGAGACGTATCTGGCCGAGCAACACCCGGACAGTGACTATGCCGACGGATACTACAGCCACAATCTCCACTTCTTGTGGTCGTCGTTGATGATGGAAGGACGGAGCGCGGAATCGATCAAGATCTCCGGCTCGCTGCTGGCCACGATTACGGAGGAAGAAGTCCGCAAGGACCGATCAAAAGAGCAATACTTACCATCCAAACTTTTTGCCTGGATTCGGTTCGGCCGTTGGGAAGACCTCCTCAAGGAGCCGCCTCCGCCGCGCGGGTTCCGCCTCATGGAAGGTGTGTGGCGTCTCGGTCGGGGATTGGCGCTGGCTGCGACCGGACGGCTGCCGGGCGCGGCGGGCGAACACTATGCGCTGGCCGGACTCACGAAGCAGGTCCGCCGGACGCGTCTGCCCCATGAAAAAATCGAACGGGATCAACTCAAGATCGCCGAGCGGCTGCTGGCGGGCGATCTTGCGGCGCGTCACGGGCGCTATGAGGAGGGGGTTCGCGCCCTTCAGGAGGCGGTCAAGATCGAGGACGCCATGCAGTACTCCGAACCGCCGCTCTGGCCTCTGTCGGCGCGGCTGTATCTGGGAGCCGTCCTGCTGATGGCGCATCGTCCCGTAGAAGCCGAGCAAGTCTACCGGACGGATTTGAAACGGTTTCCGGAGAACGGGTGGGCCCTGTTCGGGCTGGGGCAAAGCCTGCGTGCCCAACAGAAGGATGACGCGGCGGCGGATGTCGATCGCCGGTTTCAGGCCGCCTGGAACTACGCCGACGTGACACTGGCGGCTTCCAGATTTTGA
- a CDS encoding glycerophosphodiester phosphodiesterase family protein: MSSGLKLILAVMSATVMLTAGLWLACGVLGGTARGKRVAKALNIPRPAVIAHRGASHLAPESTVPAYLMARELGADYLEIDLQRTKDGTLVVVHDDDLSRTTNVAEVFPGREKDTIDTFTFAELAQLDAGSWFNRTFPDRARGSFKGLRILRMDEVIALAESGTRRPGLYIETKAASRFPGIEEQLVGALRQRGWIEDSEGPPSGRVIFQSFEPNSLVRLKSLAPRVPRLLLLDELMVAREGLDSLMKIASDVGSGVGTWGVRWAFSPYWSLTAAPKRYLTTWPWHTGQAHEAGLFVHPWTINERWEMWMVTLSGADGFFTDRADVALAVVGKPGRDEPQTLWNRIGY; the protein is encoded by the coding sequence ATGAGCTCGGGTCTGAAGCTGATACTCGCGGTGATGTCCGCCACGGTCATGTTGACCGCGGGACTGTGGCTTGCCTGCGGGGTTCTGGGGGGAACCGCCAGAGGAAAGCGAGTGGCCAAGGCCTTGAACATTCCCCGCCCCGCCGTCATCGCCCATCGCGGCGCCTCGCACCTGGCTCCGGAAAGCACCGTGCCCGCGTATCTGATGGCTCGGGAGCTCGGCGCGGATTATCTGGAAATCGACCTGCAACGAACCAAAGACGGCACATTGGTGGTCGTGCACGACGACGATTTGTCCCGTACGACCAATGTGGCGGAGGTTTTTCCCGGGCGTGAAAAAGACACCATAGACACCTTTACCTTTGCGGAGCTGGCGCAGCTCGACGCCGGGTCCTGGTTCAATCGGACTTTTCCGGACCGGGCGCGCGGTTCGTTCAAGGGACTGCGGATCCTCAGGATGGATGAGGTCATCGCCCTGGCCGAGTCGGGAACCAGGCGTCCCGGTCTCTACATCGAGACGAAGGCCGCCAGCCGGTTCCCGGGGATCGAAGAACAGCTGGTCGGTGCCTTGAGGCAACGAGGATGGATCGAGGACAGCGAAGGGCCGCCGTCCGGGCGTGTGATTTTTCAGTCGTTCGAGCCGAACAGCCTGGTTCGGCTGAAGTCGCTTGCACCGCGAGTTCCTCGACTGCTCCTGCTCGATGAGCTCATGGTGGCCCGGGAAGGGCTGGACTCGTTGATGAAGATCGCGTCGGATGTCGGTTCCGGCGTCGGGACGTGGGGCGTTAGGTGGGCCTTCAGCCCGTACTGGTCTCTTACGGCCGCACCCAAACGGTATCTTACGACCTGGCCCTGGCATACGGGTCAGGCTCACGAGGCCGGGTTGTTCGTCCATCCCTGGACGATCAACGAGCGGTGGGAAATGTGGATGGTGACCCTGAGCGGAGCGGATGGATTCTTTACCGATCGCGCGGACGTGGCACTGGCGGTCGTGGGGAAACCCGGGCGGGATGAACCGCAGACACTTTGGAACCGAATAGGCTACTAG
- a CDS encoding TldD/PmbA family protein, translating to MEMTTNWMELAELALARIRAAGAEYGDVRVQHSLTQSLEGEDRRIASIQDVEDTGFGIRVLYHGGWGFAASSVFSLEEVPRVADLAVEIARGSSSLAREKVVLVDEPVHRASIATPFRIDPFGVPLERKTDLLCELMEYVHRQAEVVRSRAALWARRDRKLFMSTEGSRLEFDLLAVQGEFTAVARHDGRFASRSFNTPSLRTGYELIEDAALLAEAPRVAAQAAEKVRAPAVEPGRYDLVLDAEHLSLTMHESCGHPSELDRALGYEANYAGTSFLTPDKRGTFRFGSPSVTLVADNTEPETLAATGYDDDGVACQKWDIVRDGLFVGYCTNRETASKIGETRSRGSNRAEGWGSVPIVRIANIGLEPGSASLDDLIGDIKKGIYIEGHGSYSIDQRRYNFQFGGDAFWLIEHGKRTHMLRDVIYHGITPEFWGRCDGVADRTHRRRFGFITCGKGQPGQSGWMTHAASPARFRQVDVIKG from the coding sequence ATGGAGATGACGACGAATTGGATGGAGCTCGCCGAATTGGCTTTGGCCCGCATCCGGGCCGCCGGAGCCGAGTACGGTGACGTGCGTGTCCAGCACAGCCTGACCCAGAGTCTCGAAGGGGAAGACCGCCGGATTGCCTCCATACAGGACGTTGAAGACACCGGATTCGGCATCCGCGTTCTGTATCACGGCGGGTGGGGGTTTGCAGCCAGCTCCGTCTTCTCGCTGGAAGAAGTGCCGCGCGTGGCCGATCTCGCGGTGGAGATTGCCCGCGGCTCGTCGTCCCTGGCCCGCGAGAAAGTGGTGCTGGTCGACGAACCGGTCCATCGCGCCAGTATCGCGACTCCCTTTCGTATCGACCCGTTCGGCGTCCCGCTCGAACGGAAGACCGACCTGCTCTGCGAACTCATGGAATACGTCCACCGCCAGGCCGAAGTCGTCCGGAGCCGCGCCGCTCTGTGGGCCCGCCGGGACCGCAAGCTGTTTATGTCGACGGAAGGCTCCCGGCTCGAATTCGATCTCCTGGCGGTGCAGGGAGAATTCACGGCTGTCGCGCGGCACGACGGCCGGTTTGCGTCACGCAGTTTCAACACGCCGTCCTTGAGGACCGGATACGAGTTGATCGAAGACGCCGCCTTGCTGGCCGAGGCCCCGCGCGTCGCCGCTCAGGCGGCCGAGAAGGTGCGGGCTCCGGCCGTGGAGCCCGGCCGCTACGACCTCGTGCTGGACGCGGAGCATCTCTCCTTGACCATGCATGAGTCATGTGGCCATCCGAGCGAACTTGACCGTGCGTTGGGCTACGAGGCGAATTACGCCGGCACAAGCTTTCTCACTCCCGACAAGCGCGGGACCTTCCGGTTCGGTTCGCCGAGCGTGACCCTGGTCGCAGACAACACCGAGCCGGAAACCTTGGCCGCCACCGGCTATGACGACGATGGCGTCGCCTGCCAGAAATGGGACATCGTGCGGGACGGCCTGTTCGTCGGCTATTGTACGAACCGGGAAACGGCCTCGAAGATCGGCGAAACGCGCTCCCGTGGCTCCAATCGCGCCGAGGGTTGGGGAAGCGTGCCCATCGTCCGGATCGCGAACATCGGGTTGGAACCCGGCTCGGCCAGCTTGGACGACCTGATCGGCGACATCAAGAAGGGCATCTACATCGAAGGGCACGGCTCGTACAGCATCGACCAACGGCGGTATAACTTCCAATTCGGCGGCGATGCGTTTTGGTTGATCGAGCACGGCAAACGCACCCACATGCTGCGCGACGTGATCTATCACGGGATCACGCCGGAATTCTGGGGGCGGTGCGACGGCGTCGCCGATCGGACGCACCGGCGGCGGTTCGGCTTCATTACATGTGGAAAGGGTCAACCGGGCCAGTCCGGCTGGATGACGCATGCCGCCTCGCCGGCGCGGTTCCGGCAAGTCGATGTGATCAAGGGATAG
- a CDS encoding SLOG cluster 4 domain-containing protein: protein MRYIVGVMGPAKARKKDIENARALGELIARREWVLLTGGRDVGVMHAASQGAKKVARSLTVGVLPSTRDRVSKYVDVAVITEMGNARNNVCVLSSQVIVACGLGGSGTVSEVALALKAGKSVILLGATPVEDKFFKNLGGKLVSSVQTPEDAINVILKRLERDDSQGMQGPNPWAGF, encoded by the coding sequence GTGCGGTACATTGTGGGAGTGATGGGGCCGGCCAAAGCGAGGAAAAAGGACATTGAGAATGCTCGAGCGCTCGGAGAGCTGATTGCACGACGCGAATGGGTGCTCCTGACCGGAGGACGTGACGTCGGGGTGATGCACGCGGCGAGTCAGGGGGCGAAAAAAGTGGCCAGAAGCCTGACCGTGGGTGTGCTGCCGTCGACAAGGGATCGAGTATCGAAATACGTCGACGTGGCGGTGATCACCGAGATGGGTAATGCGAGAAACAACGTCTGCGTACTGTCCAGCCAAGTGATCGTGGCCTGCGGGCTGGGTGGGTCCGGAACGGTGTCGGAGGTTGCGCTCGCCCTCAAGGCCGGAAAGAGCGTGATTCTCCTGGGCGCCACTCCGGTCGAAGACAAATTTTTCAAGAACCTCGGAGGCAAGCTGGTATCCAGCGTACAAACGCCAGAGGATGCCATCAACGTCATCCTGAAGCGACTCGAACGAGACGACAGCCAGGGGATGCAGGGACCCAATCCGTGGGCGGGATTCTAG
- the hpnR gene encoding hopanoid C-3 methylase HpnR, with product MKFLAVHPGPLMYTKIYLRLEPLGLELVAQAVRQAGHEVRLIDLQVETWKDYFALVRTWKPDAVAFSCNYLANVPEIVDLAKATKQQAPNAFVFVGGHSASFVARDLLRHAEGAIDCVLKGEGEVSVPLLLQAVEHDRGAVSTVPGAVTPDGEGPPPRFVDSLDDLRPARDLVRHRRKYFIGVLDPCASIEFARGCPWDCSFCSAWTFYGRSYRTVSPEKAVEDLSMVAEPGIFLVDDVAFIQAKQGFEIGEAIARRGIKKQYYLETRGDVLLRNKEVFKFWKTLGLQYMFLGVEAIDEEGLRMHRKRISLGRNFEALEFARSLGITVAINLIADPDWDRKRFEVIRQWCLEIPEIVNISVNTPYPGTESWHTESRKFKTRDYRLFDIQHAVLPTRMPLPEFYEELVKTQQVLNKKHLGWTALKSTAKLAAGHLLRGQTNFVKMLWKFNSVYDPRLQMADHQRSVPYEMSLPGSAPENSKLLYILPQKGRKGRALDESSEQFVEASRTGTGI from the coding sequence ATGAAATTTCTCGCCGTGCATCCTGGCCCCCTCATGTACACGAAAATTTACCTGCGGCTTGAGCCGTTGGGCCTTGAGCTGGTGGCCCAAGCCGTTCGTCAGGCGGGGCATGAGGTCCGACTGATCGATCTGCAAGTGGAAACGTGGAAGGATTATTTTGCGCTCGTGCGAACCTGGAAACCCGATGCGGTCGCGTTCTCATGCAATTATTTGGCGAACGTGCCGGAAATCGTGGATCTCGCCAAAGCAACCAAGCAGCAGGCGCCGAACGCGTTTGTATTCGTCGGAGGCCACAGCGCCTCGTTCGTGGCTCGTGATCTGCTCCGGCATGCCGAGGGCGCCATCGATTGTGTGCTCAAGGGAGAGGGAGAAGTCTCGGTTCCTCTGTTGTTGCAGGCGGTGGAGCATGACCGGGGCGCCGTGTCGACCGTGCCGGGAGCGGTGACGCCCGACGGGGAGGGGCCGCCCCCGCGGTTCGTTGACAGCCTGGACGACCTGCGGCCGGCGCGCGACTTGGTCCGCCACCGCCGGAAGTATTTCATCGGTGTGCTGGATCCCTGCGCCTCGATCGAATTTGCGCGCGGGTGCCCCTGGGATTGTTCCTTCTGCAGCGCCTGGACGTTTTACGGCCGCAGCTACCGCACGGTGAGTCCCGAAAAGGCCGTCGAGGATCTTTCGATGGTGGCCGAGCCGGGTATTTTTCTGGTCGACGACGTCGCGTTCATTCAAGCCAAGCAGGGATTCGAAATCGGCGAGGCGATCGCGCGGCGGGGAATCAAGAAACAGTATTACCTCGAGACGCGCGGCGACGTGCTGCTGCGCAACAAGGAGGTTTTCAAGTTTTGGAAGACGCTGGGTTTGCAATATATGTTTCTGGGCGTGGAGGCGATCGACGAGGAAGGCCTCCGCATGCACCGGAAACGCATCTCCTTGGGGCGCAATTTCGAGGCATTGGAATTCGCCCGCTCCCTCGGCATTACCGTGGCCATCAACCTGATCGCCGATCCCGACTGGGACCGGAAGCGATTCGAGGTGATCAGGCAGTGGTGCCTGGAAATCCCGGAGATCGTCAACATCAGCGTCAATACTCCCTATCCCGGCACGGAGAGCTGGCACACCGAATCGCGGAAGTTCAAGACGCGCGATTACCGCCTCTTCGACATCCAACACGCGGTGCTGCCGACGAGGATGCCCCTTCCCGAGTTTTACGAGGAGCTGGTCAAGACCCAACAGGTGCTGAACAAAAAGCATCTGGGGTGGACCGCGCTCAAATCCACTGCGAAGCTCGCGGCGGGACACCTGCTGCGTGGTCAGACGAATTTCGTCAAGATGTTGTGGAAGTTTAACAGCGTGTATGATCCCAGGCTGCAGATGGCCGACCATCAGCGCTCCGTGCCGTACGAAATGTCCCTGCCGGGGTCGGCGCCGGAGAACTCGAAGCTCCTCTATATCTTGCCGCAGAAGGGTCGGAAGGGTCGCGCCCTCGACGAATCCAGCGAGCAATTCGTCGAAGCCTCGCGCACCGGCACCGGCATCTAA
- a CDS encoding transcriptional regulator yields MYSRSQTLRQQLSLLLTGTSRTARQLAALVSISERQVEEHLEHVVRSLARDYSRRFILRPSACHECGFAFRDRTRLTRPSRCPRCRSEAISAPEYMIETRT; encoded by the coding sequence ATGTACAGTCGAAGTCAGACCCTCCGGCAGCAGCTCTCTCTGTTGCTGACCGGAACATCCCGGACCGCTCGGCAGCTCGCCGCACTGGTGAGCATCAGCGAGCGACAGGTGGAGGAACACCTCGAGCACGTGGTCAGGTCTCTGGCGCGAGACTACTCCCGTCGCTTCATATTGCGGCCGTCCGCATGTCATGAGTGCGGGTTTGCCTTCCGCGACCGAACTCGCCTGACTCGCCCAAGCCGCTGTCCCCGCTGCCGGAGCGAGGCAATCTCCGCACCGGAGTATATGATCGAGACGCGCACCTGA
- a CDS encoding TldD/PmbA family protein, with protein sequence MSLTDKSWPRMTGREEFRFLADLVFRRSAGDATIVVLHDHHGGTTRFANSQVIQNVDTRRGTLTVTVSLDGRSGTASTTDFTAGAINNVVAKAEQTARLSPKDPEYLPPPEQTTFPHRDTARPETAAAGPARRLEYANEAIGQCRIENLLAAGIVSSAHASAGIAASNGLFAFEERTESRFGVTVQAGEATGWSAAAHRSLDHLRIQERTLTAIGKAKRGREFRELPPGRYPVILEPAAVAGLLSWVLWMLDARDYDKGTSPFTGKLGRRVFSERLTLRNLPDHGDLLGVGFTSEGLPSETSTWVDNGTLQQLSYDRFTALRHGIAVIPTMEAPYLSDSKPAAAKVQDLIKQADRAILVTNFWYIRVANPSDLTLTGMTRDGTFLVEDGQIVAPVKNFRFHESPLRAFAQLESCTEPAEAVTSETNKALVPAMMIREFNFSSVTRF encoded by the coding sequence ATGAGCCTGACAGACAAATCATGGCCCCGGATGACCGGACGCGAGGAGTTTCGCTTTCTTGCCGATCTGGTGTTCAGGCGCTCGGCGGGGGACGCAACGATCGTCGTGCTCCACGATCACCACGGCGGGACGACTCGGTTCGCCAACAGCCAGGTCATTCAGAACGTGGACACGCGACGGGGAACCCTGACGGTCACGGTCTCGCTGGACGGCCGGAGCGGTACGGCCAGCACGACCGACTTCACGGCGGGAGCGATCAACAACGTCGTCGCGAAGGCGGAACAGACGGCAAGGCTGTCCCCCAAGGATCCCGAGTACCTGCCGCCTCCGGAGCAGACGACCTTCCCGCATCGGGACACGGCCCGGCCCGAAACCGCCGCGGCGGGACCGGCGCGGCGGCTCGAATATGCCAATGAAGCGATCGGACAATGCCGCATCGAGAATCTCCTGGCGGCCGGTATCGTCTCCTCCGCCCACGCCTCCGCCGGCATTGCGGCCAGCAACGGACTGTTTGCGTTCGAGGAGCGGACCGAGTCGCGGTTCGGCGTCACGGTGCAGGCCGGTGAGGCGACGGGATGGAGCGCCGCGGCGCACCGTTCGCTGGATCATCTCCGAATTCAGGAGCGCACGCTCACCGCGATCGGAAAGGCCAAGCGGGGCCGCGAGTTCAGAGAGCTGCCGCCGGGCCGGTATCCGGTCATTCTGGAACCGGCCGCCGTGGCAGGGCTGTTGTCCTGGGTGCTCTGGATGTTGGATGCCAGGGACTACGATAAGGGGACCAGCCCGTTCACCGGGAAGCTGGGCCGGCGCGTCTTCAGCGAGCGGCTCACGCTCCGCAATCTTCCCGATCACGGGGACCTCCTTGGAGTCGGATTCACCTCCGAAGGGCTGCCGAGCGAGACGTCGACCTGGGTCGACAACGGGACGTTGCAGCAGCTGTCCTACGACCGCTTCACGGCTCTCCGTCATGGCATTGCGGTCATTCCGACGATGGAGGCCCCGTACCTGTCCGATTCGAAACCGGCCGCGGCCAAAGTTCAGGATCTCATCAAACAGGCCGACCGGGCCATTCTCGTGACCAACTTCTGGTATATTCGGGTCGCGAATCCTTCGGACCTGACGCTGACGGGGATGACCAGAGATGGGACGTTTCTGGTGGAGGACGGCCAGATCGTGGCGCCGGTCAAGAACTTCCGGTTTCACGAGAGTCCGCTCCGGGCCTTTGCACAGCTGGAATCCTGCACCGAGCCCGCCGAGGCCGTGACGTCGGAGACGAATAAGGCACTCGTTCCCGCGATGATGATCAGGGAGTTCAACTTCTCAAGCGTGACGCGATTTTGA
- a CDS encoding PilZ domain-containing protein — MNGQDGQDRRGRRLKVSHRLFFFGEDEFEGEATILDISTGGCQATSQTEVKCGMVLKLSLFLQDQPWPLRIDDSIVRWVKEQTFGLEFLGIRPAQRERLRAILMKAKA, encoded by the coding sequence ATGAACGGACAAGACGGACAGGATCGCCGCGGACGACGCCTGAAGGTCAGCCATCGCTTGTTCTTCTTCGGGGAGGACGAGTTCGAGGGGGAGGCGACGATCCTCGACATCTCCACCGGAGGCTGCCAGGCCACTTCTCAGACCGAAGTGAAGTGCGGTATGGTCCTCAAACTGTCGCTGTTCCTGCAGGATCAGCCGTGGCCGCTGCGCATCGACGACAGCATCGTGCGCTGGGTCAAGGAGCAGACGTTCGGGTTGGAGTTTTTGGGAATCCGTCCCGCTCAACGCGAACGGTTGCGGGCCATCCTGATGAAAGCCAAAGCCTAG
- a CDS encoding pyridoxal phosphate-dependent aminotransferase translates to MGRTFINERLARLGHSEIRAMTQACAKAGGLNLAQGVCDTPVPSVVVEAAEQAMRSGNNVYSRFDGLADLREAIAEKLVRDNRVQADPESGITVSAGATGAFHSACLALFNPGDEVIVFEPYYQYHVSALLAVEAVPVIVSMHPPQWTFSIEEVERAVTPRTRAILVNSPGNPSGKVFDRRELEAVAALARQHDLLVLTDEIYEYFLYDGASHVSMAAFPGMADRTITIGGYSKTFSVTGWRIGYAVAAPEWSKAIGAMNDLLYVCAPTPLQVGVAAGIRTLPASFYTALAKEYQGKRDRFCTALNQAGLTPSIPKGSYYVLADASRIHGRNGKDRALHVLEKVGVAGVPGEAFFSGSMGSRFIRFSYAKTDADIDDACRRLSKLA, encoded by the coding sequence GTGGGACGGACCTTTATCAATGAACGATTAGCCCGGCTCGGACATTCGGAAATTCGGGCCATGACCCAGGCGTGCGCCAAGGCCGGTGGACTGAACCTGGCACAAGGCGTCTGTGACACCCCGGTTCCTTCCGTCGTCGTCGAGGCGGCGGAGCAGGCGATGCGGAGCGGGAACAACGTCTATTCCCGATTCGACGGGCTTGCCGATCTGCGAGAAGCCATCGCCGAGAAGCTGGTGCGCGACAACCGTGTCCAGGCCGACCCCGAGAGCGGGATCACCGTCAGCGCGGGGGCGACCGGCGCGTTTCATTCCGCCTGCCTGGCCCTGTTCAACCCGGGGGACGAAGTCATCGTCTTCGAACCCTACTACCAGTATCACGTGAGCGCCCTGCTCGCCGTGGAGGCGGTGCCCGTCATCGTCTCGATGCATCCGCCGCAATGGACCTTTTCAATTGAAGAAGTCGAGCGGGCCGTCACGCCGAGGACCAGGGCGATCCTCGTGAACTCACCGGGAAATCCGTCGGGCAAGGTCTTCGACCGGCGGGAATTGGAAGCCGTCGCCGCCCTGGCCCGCCAGCACGATCTCCTCGTGTTGACCGATGAGATCTATGAATACTTTCTGTACGACGGAGCCTCGCACGTCAGCATGGCGGCCTTCCCGGGCATGGCCGACCGGACGATTACCATCGGCGGCTATTCGAAGACGTTCAGCGTCACCGGTTGGCGCATCGGCTATGCCGTGGCGGCGCCAGAGTGGTCCAAGGCGATCGGGGCGATGAACGATCTGCTCTATGTGTGCGCACCCACGCCGCTTCAGGTCGGCGTGGCGGCGGGAATCCGCACTCTGCCCGCTTCGTTCTACACGGCACTCGCGAAGGAGTATCAGGGTAAGCGGGATCGTTTTTGCACGGCGCTGAATCAGGCCGGCCTGACCCCTTCGATCCCGAAGGGGTCGTACTACGTGCTGGCTGACGCGTCAAGGATCCACGGGAGAAACGGCAAGGATCGCGCCCTGCACGTGCTCGAGAAGGTTGGCGTGGCGGGAGTTCCCGGCGAGGCATTTTTCTCCGGCTCGATGGGCAGTCGCTTCATCCGGTTCAGTTATGCCAAAACGGACGCCGACATCGACGACGCCTGCAGGCGATTGTCGAAGCTGGCATGA